The stretch of DNA GTCTTATTGATTATGGCGGTAAACTTGCTTGTTTAGGTTCCAAAACAATTCAGAAGCTTAATACATATTTACCATCTAATTGGTCTCGTACAAACCCAATTGATATCATTGGTGATGCAAACCCTGAGAGATATGCTAAAACCTTAGAGGTTGTTTTGTCTGATCAACAAACAGAAGCAGTACTAGTAATTAATTGTCCGACAGCATTAGCATCTAGTGTGAATGCTGCTCAAGCAGTTATAGATACAATAACAAAAAACAAATTCTCTAAACCAATATTAACAAGTTGGCTAGGAGATGCATATGATGCTCATAGATTATTAGATAAACACAATATTCCAGTTTATAATACACCAGAAGATGCAGTCCATAGTTTTATTTATTTAAATCAATATGTACGGTCACAAAAAATATTGATGTATACTCCATCACCTCTGCCTTTATTAGAATCTGAAATCCAGGAAGCTAGAATAATTATTCATTCTGTTTTGCAAGAAAACAGGACTTTTTTAATTGAACCAGAAGTAAAAAGAATTTTAGATATATATAAAATACCCACAGTTCAAGAGTTTATAGTTAAAACTATGAATGAGGCTCTTGCAGTAGTAGAAACTTTATTAAAAAAAGAACAAAAAATTGTTATTAAAATATTATCCAGAGAAATTATTCATAAATCTGATGTTGGTGGTGTAGCATTAAATATACAAAATAGAAAAGAAGCACAAAAATTTATTGAAAGAATGATCGAAAAATTAAATCAAAAAATTGAAGGGTTTATAATTCAGCCCATGATTCATAGATCTAATTCACATGAATTAATTCTCGGAATAGGAGATGATAAAATTTTTGGCCCTACAATTTTATTTGGAGCTGGCGGTACAGCTGTAGAGATAATTAAAGATATGGCTATTGAATTACCACCTCTGGATATAAATTTAGCTCATGATTTATTAAAAAGAACAAGTATTTATAAGAGACTAAAAGGTTATAGGAACACACCGCCTGCAGCTATTAATGATATAATTTTAACTTTAATTAAATTGTCAGCTATGGCTAGTGATTTACCAGAAATATCAGAACTTGATATTAATCCACTTTTGGTAGATGACAAAGGAGTTTTAGCTTTAGATGCACGAATTGTCTTAAATAAGTTATATTATACTTCAAAAACTGAAAACCAACGCATGGCTATTTGCCCTTATCCTAAATCATGGGAAAAAGAAAAAAAACTTACTAATAATAAAAATATATTTATACGGCCAATAAAGGCAGAAGATATAGAATATTGTCATGCTTTTTTACAAAAAATGAAACCTCATGATTTACAATCTTGTATGATGACTACACTTCAATATTTTACTCAAAAATTTCTGACGCGATATACACAAACTGATTATATGCGTTCGATGGTATTTATTGCTTTTAATTTAAAACAAAATGAAATTTTAGGTATTGCTCATTTAAATATTCAATCAGATTATACCCAGGCCGAATGTTCAATAATGGTAAGGAGCGATTATCATAACCAGGGAATAGGTACAATTTTAATGCAGATACT from Alphaproteobacteria bacterium encodes:
- a CDS encoding GNAT family N-acetyltransferase, encoding LIDYGGKLACLGSKTIQKLNTYLPSNWSRTNPIDIIGDANPERYAKTLEVVLSDQQTEAVLVINCPTALASSVNAAQAVIDTITKNKFSKPILTSWLGDAYDAHRLLDKHNIPVYNTPEDAVHSFIYLNQYVRSQKILMYTPSPLPLLESEIQEARIIIHSVLQENRTFLIEPEVKRILDIYKIPTVQEFIVKTMNEALAVVETLLKKEQKIVIKILSREIIHKSDVGGVALNIQNRKEAQKFIERMIEKLNQKIEGFIIQPMIHRSNSHELILGIGDDKIFGPTILFGAGGTAVEIIKDMAIELPPLDINLAHDLLKRTSIYKRLKGYRNTPPAAINDIILTLIKLSAMASDLPEISELDINPLLVDDKGVLALDARIVLNKLYYTSKTENQRMAICPYPKSWEKEKKLTNNKNIFIRPIKAEDIEYCHAFLQKMKPHDLQSCMMTTLQYFTQKFLTRYTQTDYMRSMVFIAFNLKQNEILGIAHLNIQSDYTQAECSIMVRSDYHNQGIGTILMQILIDYAIYRNIHVLWEKIMKTNKSIKAICNKFEFQFSNDLEDADYQKVTLIIN